TCCGCAGACCATCCGCGGCGGCCTTCACCACGAAGGGGAGAAAGGTGAGTGTGATTCCGGTCTGCTTGAGAAAGGCCTCGTGGTGGCTCAGCCGGAAGCCGTCGATCGCCGTCATATCGACTTCGTGGATCTGCGTTACGTGCGGCGCGGTCTGTTTGCTCCGGACCATGTGCTCAGCGATCGCCTTTCGCATAGAGCTGATCGGAAGGATCCGCTCCTCGACGAATGGGCTAAGCGTTTCGAGGGGTGGTCCGGACGACGGAGTGGCCGTCCGGGCTCGGAGGGCGATGAAGTCGAGCAGATCCTTCTTCGTGACGCGTCCATCGGCGCCGGTTCCCCGTACCTGGGTAAGGTCCACGCCGTGCTCCTTGGCCAGCTCGAGGACGGCGGGCGAGTACCAACGGGTTACCGGACTTGCGGCCTGAACGACTTCCTGCTGCGCCACGACTATCGGCTTGCCTGGCGCGACCACACCGGTATCAGATGCCTCCTCGATATAGGCCAGTACGGCTTCGACCGGCGCCGTGCTCCCTTCCTGGACGACGATCTCGGACAGTACCCCGGCGGCAGGGGAGGGGATCTCGACATCGACCTTGTCCGTGGAGATGGCGACGAGAGGCTCGTCTTTAGCTACGGGCTCCCCGACCTTCTTGAGCCAGGTGACGACTGTCCCCTCCGCGATGCTCTCGCCCATCTGGGGCATGACGACCTGCATTGGCATGTTGGGCTTTCAGAAACCGGCCAGTTCTCTGGCCTTGCGGGCGATGGTCTCGGCATTGGGTAAGTAGGCTGCCTCCAGCACGGGACTGAAGGGGACAGGCGTGTGTGGAGGCGCCACGCGGACGATCGGGGCATCCAGAGCGTGGAAGAGTTCCTCGGCGATCCGGGCGGCGATCTCGCCCCCGATGCCGCCGGTTTTCGGCGCCTCATGCACCACCATCGCCCGTCCGGTCTTCTTGACCGAGGTGGCGATCGTTGCCATATCCAGCGGCTGAAGCGTTCGGAGATCCACCACCTCCAGGTCGATCCCTTCCGGCATGAGTTGTTCCGCCGCAGCGAGCGAGTGCTGGAGCATGGCGCCGTAAGCGATCACGCTGATGGTACTGCCTGATCTTTTGACCTCCGCCTGGCCGATCGGCACAATATGGTCGCCGTCTGGGACCTCGCCCTTGATGTGACGATAGAGGTACTTGTGCTCGAAGTAGATGACCGGGTTGGGATCGCGGATAGCGGCCTTCAAAAGCCCCTTTGCATCGGCAGGCGAGGAAGGGGCTACAAGCTTGAGACCGGCCACATGGAAGAACCACGCCTCCGGACATTGGGAATGGAACGGTCCCGCGTGGAGTCCGCCACCGTAAGGGGCCCGAATGACCAGGGGGACCGGTTCGCCGAGGCGGTAGTGATGTTTAGCCGCCATGTTCACGATCTGATCGAAGGCGCAGGCGATGAAGTCGGAAAACTGCATCTCGACGACCGGTCGCATCCCCATGAGGGCTGCGCCGATCCCGGCTCCGACGAATGCCGACTCGGACAGTGGCGTATCGATGACGCGCTCCGGCCCGAACTTGTCGAGAAACCCCTTGGTGACCTTGAACGCGCCGCCATAGACGCCGATATCTTCTCCGAGCATGAAAACGCGCTCGTCCCGGTCCATCTCTTCCCACAAGGCCTGATGGATCGCTTCGAGATAGGTGATCTCCATCCTGTCTCCCCGTTGGACCTGAAACTTCATGGTCCATGGTTCATAGTAGAACGAAAGTCTCCCTCGTCTTACCTTGAACCTTGAGCCTGGAACCTGGAACTTTGAACCGTGAACGTTGAACGTTGAACTCCATCAAGAGGCATAGACCCCCTCAAGGAGTTCCTTGGCATCCGGAAGCGGGC
This is a stretch of genomic DNA from Candidatus Methylomirabilis tolerans. It encodes these proteins:
- a CDS encoding alpha-ketoacid dehydrogenase subunit beta, giving the protein MEITYLEAIHQALWEEMDRDERVFMLGEDIGVYGGAFKVTKGFLDKFGPERVIDTPLSESAFVGAGIGAALMGMRPVVEMQFSDFIACAFDQIVNMAAKHHYRLGEPVPLVIRAPYGGGLHAGPFHSQCPEAWFFHVAGLKLVAPSSPADAKGLLKAAIRDPNPVIYFEHKYLYRHIKGEVPDGDHIVPIGQAEVKRSGSTISVIAYGAMLQHSLAAAEQLMPEGIDLEVVDLRTLQPLDMATIATSVKKTGRAMVVHEAPKTGGIGGEIAARIAEELFHALDAPIVRVAPPHTPVPFSPVLEAAYLPNAETIARKARELAGF
- a CDS encoding 2-oxo acid dehydrogenase subunit E2 produces the protein MQVVMPQMGESIAEGTVVTWLKKVGEPVAKDEPLVAISTDKVDVEIPSPAAGVLSEIVVQEGSTAPVEAVLAYIEEASDTGVVAPGKPIVVAQQEVVQAASPVTRWYSPAVLELAKEHGVDLTQVRGTGADGRVTKKDLLDFIALRARTATPSSGPPLETLSPFVEERILPISSMRKAIAEHMVRSKQTAPHVTQIHEVDMTAIDGFRLSHHEAFLKQTGITLTFLPFVVKAAADGLRTYPLMNASYAREGIVVKQAVNIGIAVALEDGLIVPVLREADKKSFLTLAKQLADLAARARDKRLSLEEVHQGTFTVNNFGAFGTLIGTPIIVQPQAAILGFGKVVKRPVVIDDAIVIRSMAYLCLSYDHRLIDGAYAGAFLNHVQATLQGFDFSIIH